Proteins from one bacterium genomic window:
- the dnaN gene encoding DNA polymerase III subunit beta, whose translation MEISIEREEFFRGLSRVQSIIERRTSLPILSNVHLEADAEGLVVTATDLEVGLKARYDAEVKTRGAITVAAKKLFEIVKELPDGRMRFSLVENDRIEIVAGQAQFHIAAIPADEYPDVPGLADKDLFELPAATLGDMFGKVTHAIGSDDARPYLNGVFLQTANTEGGRVLRAVATDGHRLALSETELETDAKLSLDRGVILPRKGVSELKKAIEWDDEPLRVRFDDRSATFRKGSAMFLVRLIEGEFPDYDAVVPKNNDRIVTFGRDDFAAALRRMAVMSEELGRGVRVHLEKRVLTVSCVNPTLGDAREEMPVGYDGETLEVGFNARYMLDALDVVPDEDVSLAFGDAFSPMLVRAPSSSGFSAVIMPMRL comes from the coding sequence GTGCATCTCGAAGCCGACGCCGAAGGCCTGGTCGTCACGGCCACCGATCTTGAGGTCGGCCTGAAGGCGCGCTACGACGCCGAGGTCAAGACCCGGGGCGCGATCACCGTCGCCGCGAAAAAGCTCTTCGAGATCGTCAAGGAGTTGCCCGACGGGCGCATGCGTTTTTCGCTCGTCGAAAACGACCGGATCGAGATCGTCGCCGGGCAGGCGCAGTTCCACATCGCCGCGATTCCGGCGGATGAATATCCCGACGTGCCCGGTCTTGCCGACAAGGACCTGTTCGAGCTTCCCGCCGCGACGCTTGGCGATATGTTCGGCAAGGTGACGCACGCGATCGGCAGCGACGACGCCCGGCCGTATCTGAACGGAGTGTTCCTGCAAACGGCCAACACCGAAGGCGGGCGCGTGCTGCGCGCCGTCGCCACGGACGGGCATCGTCTGGCGCTTTCGGAAACGGAACTCGAAACCGACGCGAAGCTTTCGCTTGATCGCGGCGTGATCCTGCCGCGCAAGGGCGTCTCGGAACTCAAGAAAGCCATCGAGTGGGACGACGAGCCGCTGCGCGTGCGTTTCGACGATCGCAGCGCCACGTTCCGCAAGGGCTCCGCGATGTTTCTCGTGCGGCTCATCGAAGGCGAATTCCCGGACTACGACGCCGTGGTGCCGAAAAACAACGACCGCATCGTCACGTTTGGCCGTGACGATTTCGCCGCCGCCCTGCGCCGCATGGCCGTCATGTCCGAGGAACTCGGGCGCGGCGTTCGCGTGCATCTGGAAAAGCGCGTGCTCACCGTGTCGTGCGTCAACCCGACGCTCGGCGACGCGCGCGAGGAGATGCCCGTCGGCTACGACGGCGAAACGCTCGAGGTCGGGTTCAACGCGCGCTACATGCTCGATGCGCTCGACGTCGTGCCGGACGAGGACGTGAGCCTCGCGTTCGGCGATGCCTTTTCGCCGATGCTCGTGCGCGCGCCGTCGTCGTCGGGATTTTCCGCGGTCATCATGCCGATGCGGCTCTAG